One genomic window of Manihot esculenta cultivar AM560-2 chromosome 16, M.esculenta_v8, whole genome shotgun sequence includes the following:
- the LOC110603173 gene encoding internal alternative NAD(P)H-ubiquinone oxidoreductase A1, mitochondrial has product MAFSRLARNGLRRAGGNFGSFAERGTLCEGDINHKWSLPFLKNVTAGNNLSYLSSIKKVNHASFWSRGIGGTPYYQFHNAERILDVSENENEEPRYSGLEATKPGEKPRVVVLGTGWAACRFMKGLDTKIYDIVCISPRNHMVFTPLLASTCVGTLEFRSVAEPVNRIQSALATSPNSYFYLASCTGIDTDKHEVYCETISNGGLPQETHKFKVAYDKLVIAAGAEPLTFGIKGVKEHAYFLREVNHAQEIRKKLLLNLMLSENPGISEEEKNRLLHCVVIGGGPTGVEFSGELSDFIMRDVQEQYSHVKDRIKVTLIEANEILSSFDVGLRQYATNHLTKCGVRLTRGVVKEVHPTKLVLSDGAEVPYGLLVWSTGVGPSQFVKSLNVPKSPGGRIGIDQWLRVPSVEDVFALGDCAGFLEQTGRPVLPALAQVAERQGKYLVELFNNIGKQNGGKAFSAKDVLLGDPFVYRHLGSMASVGRYKALVDLRQSKDAKGLSLAGFISWLIWRSAYLTRVVSWRNRFYVAVNWATTLVFGRDNARIG; this is encoded by the exons ATGGCTTTTTCAAGGCTTGCTAGGAATGGCTTGAGAAGAGCAGGAGGCAACTTTGGTAGTTTTGCAGAGAGGGGTACACTGTGTGAAGGAGATATCAATCATAAATGGTCTTTACCTTTCCTTAAAAATGTTACAGCTGGCAACAATCTATCGTACCTTTCCAGCATCAAGAAGGTAAATCATGCCAGTTTTTGGAGCAGGGGAATCGGGGGAACCCCATATTATCAGTTTCATAATGCAGAGAGGATACTGGATGTGTCTGAAAATGAGAATGAAGAACCAAGATATTCTGGTCTAGAAGCAACCAAGCCTGGTGAAAAGCCAAGGGTGGTTGTTCTTGGCACCGGATGGGCAGCATGTCGTTTCATGAAAGGACTTGACACCAAAATCTATGATATTGTTTGCATTTCACCAAGGAATCACATGGTCTTCACTCCTTTACTTGCTTCAACTTGTGTTGGGACCCTTGAGTTTCGCTCTGTAGCTGAGCCTGTTAATCGGATACAATCTGCATTGGCAACAAGTCCCAACTCATACTTTTATCTGGCTTCCTGTACTGGCATTGACACAGACAAACATGAA GTTTACTGTGAGACAATAAGCAATGGTGGATTGCCTCAGGAGACTCACAAGTTTAAAGTTGCATATGACAAGCTAGTGATTGCTGCTGGAGCTGAGCCTCTGACGTTTGGTATCAAGGGAGTGAAGGAGCACGCTTATTTTCTTAGAGAAGTGAATCATGCTCAAGAAATAAGGAAGAAGCTCCTTTTGAATCTCATGCTCTCTGAAAATCCAG GCATATCTGAAGAAGAGAAGAACCGCCTCTTACACTGTGTCGTTATTGGAGGTGGTCCAACAGGGGTGGAGTTTAGTGGTGAATTGAGTGATTTTATCATGAGAGATGTCCAAGAGCAGTATTCTCATGTTAAGGATCGCATTAAGGTTACCCTCATAGAG GCCAATGAAATTCTATCATCCTTTGATGTTGGACTAAGGCAATATGCAACAAATCATTTGACTAAG TGTGGTGTCCGGCTCACACGAGGTGTAGTGAAGGAGGTACATCCCACCAAATTAGTTCTCAGCGATGGTGCTGAAGTTCCATATGGACTCTTGGTATGGTCTACTGGTGTTGGTCCATCTCAGTTTGTAAAGTCACTCAATGTTCCCAAGTCCCCTGGTGGAAG GATTGGTATTGATCAATGGCTGCGGGTCCCTTCTGTGGAAGATGTATTTGCACTTGGAGACTGTGCTGGTTTTCTTGAGCAGACAGGAAGGCCAGTGCTTCCAGCTCTAGCTCAG GTTGCAGAAAGGCAAGGGAAGTATCTAGTGGAGTTGTTTAACAATATTGGAAAGCAAAATGGAGGCAAAGCTTTCAGTGCAAAAGATGTCCTCCTAGGTGATCCTTTTGTCTACAGGCATCTGGGTAGCATGGCATCAGTAGGGCGTTACAAGGCACTGGTCGATTTGCGCCAGTCCAAG GATGCAAAAGGCTTATCGCTTGCTGGATTCATCAGTTGGCTAATCTGGCGCTCTGCTTATCTTACACGAGTGGTCAGTTGGAGGAACAGATTTTATGTGGCAGTGAACTGGGCAACCACCCTGGTTTTTGGCAGAGACAATGCTAGGATTGGATAG